From one Gossypium hirsutum isolate 1008001.06 chromosome D08, Gossypium_hirsutum_v2.1, whole genome shotgun sequence genomic stretch:
- the LOC107933590 gene encoding two-component response regulator-like APRR2: MVCTRNDLSAWKDFPKGLRVLLLDEDTNSAAEIKSKLEAMDYIVYTFCNENEALSAVSSRPESFHVAIVEVCTNSNNGGFKFLETAKDLPTIMTSNIHCISTMMKCIALGAVEFLRKPLSEDKLRNIWQHVVHKAFSAGGDDLSESLKPVKDYVASMLHQQLENGECKHEDLDKIEDASMIHENDHEPSAVNNKYPAPSTPQLQQGGRLIVNGDCQEHTNCSMEKESGEPDGESKSVETTSGHTIAEVIAPVGQHQKPRETMVKEEADSVDGAKGERTLDSHPRDRVNSEDSHAGAEKPNTVSGLHSSRPNKANRKKLKVDWTTELHKKFVQAVDQLGIDQAIPSRILELMKVEGLTRHNVASHLQKYRMHKRHILPKEDDRRWPQRDQTQRSCHPHKPIMAFPPYHSNPVPVGPVYPMWGTPHPASIQTWGSQGYYHPWQPTESWQWKPYPGVHADAWGCPVMPIPQGNCSTFTRNGYGFHCSSTMDNRSGMPQNSIQHQPAEEVIEEVVKEAINKPWLPLPLGLKPPSTDSVLAELSRQGISTIPPRNQRL; this comes from the exons GATTTATCAGCGTGGAAGGATTTCCCAAAGGGTCTCAGGGTCCTTCTTCTTGATGAAGACACCAATTCTGCTGCAGAGATAAAATCAAAGCTTGAAGCTATGGATTATATTG TATATACCTTCTGCAATGAAAATGAAGCTCTTTCTGCAGTTTCAAGTAGACCCGAAAGCTTCCATGTAGCCATTGTAGAG GTCTGCACAAATAGTAACAATGGGGGTTTCAAGTTTCTTGAAACTGCTAAGGACTTGCCTACCATTA TGACTTCGAACATTCATTGTATCAGCACCATGATGAAGTGCATAGCT CTTGGTGCAGTTGAGTTTCTTAGGAAACCGCTATCCGAGGATAAACTAAGGAATATATGGCAGCATGTTGTTCATAAG GCATTCAGTGCAGGGGGGGATGACCTTTCTGAATCACTAAAGCCTGTTAAAGATTATGTGGCTTCTATGCTGCATCAGCAATTGGAAAACGGAGAATGTAAGCACGAAGACTTGGATAAAATAGAAGATGCATCCATGATTCATGAAAACGACCATGAACCATCAGCAGTAAATAATAAGTACCCGGCTCCTTCAACACCACAATTACAACAGGGAGGAAGATTGATAGTCAATGGAGATTGCCAAGAACATACTAACTGCTCAATGGAAAAAGAGAGTGGGGAGCCGGATGGGGAATCCAAATCTGTCGAAACTACCAGTGGCCATACAATTGCTGAAGTAATTGCACCGGTTGGCCAACATCAGAAACCAAGGGAGACCATGGTAAAAGAGGAGGCTGACTCCGTTGATGGTGCCAAAGGCGAGCGAACTCTGGACTCTCATCCTCGAGACAGAGTAAATAGTGAAGATTCCCATGCTGGTGCCGAAAAGCCAAATACTGTTTCCGGTCTTCATAGCTCACGTCCAAATAAAGCTAATCGAAAAAAATTGAAG GTAGACTGGACAACCGAACTGCACAAGAAATTTGTTCAGGCAGTGGACCAACTAGGTATAGATCAAGCCATCCCTTCCCGAATACTAGAGCTGATGAAAGTAGAAGGCTTGACAAGGCACAATGTAGCTAGTCATCTCCAG AAATATCGAATGCATAAGAGACACATTTTGCCGAAGGAAGATGATCGAAGATGGCCACAAAGAGATCAAACACAAAGGAGTTGTCATCCACATAAACCGATCATGGCCTTCCCTCCGTATCACTCCAATCCTGTTCCGGTTGGTCCAGTCTATCCCATGTGGGGAACACCTCATCCAGCCAGCATCCAGACGTGGGGCTCGCAAGGTTACTACCACCCATGGCAACCAACTGAAAGTTGGCAATGGAAGCCGTATCCAGGG GTGCATGCTGATGCATGGGGTTGCCCTGTTATGCCCATACCTCAGGGAAATTGCTCGACTTTCACTCGA AATGGGTACGGATTTCATTGTTCTAGCACCATGGATAACAGAAGTGGCATGCCTCAAAATTCTATCCAACATCAGCCG GCTGAGGAGGTAATTGAAGAGGTTGTGAAAGAAGCAATAAACAAGCCATGGTTGCCCTTGCCCTTAGGCCTCAAGCCACCTTCTACTGATAGCGTGCTAGCTGAGCTCTCTAGACAAGGCATCTCCACCATCCCTCCTCGCAATCAACGCCTCTAA